One region of Halohasta litchfieldiae genomic DNA includes:
- a CDS encoding DUF7563 family protein, with protein sequence MSRCDHCGSHVSDRFVRVFADEFGQVFACPSYSANAGIAEAARERTRT encoded by the coding sequence ATGTCACGTTGCGATCATTGCGGGTCCCACGTTTCGGACCGTTTCGTTCGGGTGTTTGCCGACGAGTTCGGACAGGTGTTTGCCTGCCCATCCTACTCGGCTAACGCCGGAATCGCCGAAGCCGCCCGAGAACGAACCCGCACATAG
- a CDS encoding DUF5786 family protein yields the protein MGFGSYDESEQEQPGEEEEDTGEAVNVHEKDYDGEMSVDSDASTDDLIDQLGEIKDNDDEDDE from the coding sequence ATGGGCTTTGGAAGCTACGATGAATCCGAACAGGAGCAGCCGGGCGAAGAGGAAGAAGACACGGGCGAAGCAGTAAACGTCCACGAGAAGGATTACGACGGCGAGATGTCGGTCGACTCCGATGCCTCGACCGATGACCTCATCGATCAGCTCGGCGAAATCAAAGACAACGACGACGAAGACGACGAGTAA
- a CDS encoding pirin family protein codes for MDDTSTHTEPTIYTTPRTDISQNQGKFRIHFNFPGRGVPNHEDHGYGPLSTVVESFMDPGTLIRMHQHRNEEIISWVPAGVMRHEDRQGNSLVTDSNHLMIMGAGSGFWHSEETLADDPPLRMLQIFVRPHSLDLEPGIQHEPIPESTPNEWRYLFGPEGSDAPLSVRNEVDFYDCWLDEGSTVSMPARPDWDTYLYVFEGDIVTEDEETSIGFTESVVIKGDGEVSVTATEDSILVAFCINPDAPITRQGTIGR; via the coding sequence ATGGACGATACCTCGACCCACACGGAGCCAACAATCTATACGACGCCACGAACCGACATCTCGCAGAATCAGGGCAAGTTTCGGATCCATTTCAACTTCCCCGGTCGTGGCGTGCCGAACCACGAGGATCACGGCTACGGCCCGCTGTCGACGGTCGTCGAGTCGTTCATGGACCCTGGCACGCTGATCCGAATGCACCAACACAGAAACGAAGAGATCATCTCGTGGGTCCCAGCGGGCGTGATGCGTCACGAGGACCGACAGGGCAACAGTCTCGTCACGGACTCGAATCATCTGATGATCATGGGCGCTGGCAGCGGCTTCTGGCATAGCGAGGAAACCCTTGCCGACGACCCACCCCTCCGGATGCTCCAGATCTTCGTCCGGCCACACAGTCTCGACTTGGAGCCCGGTATTCAGCACGAGCCGATTCCCGAGTCGACGCCCAACGAATGGCGATACCTCTTCGGTCCCGAAGGCAGTGACGCACCCCTCTCGGTCCGAAACGAGGTCGACTTCTATGACTGTTGGCTCGACGAGGGGTCGACCGTCTCGATGCCCGCCCGGCCCGACTGGGATACCTATCTCTACGTATTTGAGGGCGACATCGTGACCGAGGACGAAGAAACGAGTATCGGATTCACCGAAAGTGTCGTTATAAAAGGTGACGGTGAGGTATCGGTGACAGCGACCGAGGACTCGATTCTGGTCGCCTTCTGTATTAATCCCGACGCCCCGATTACTCGTCAGGGGACGATTGGTCGGTGA
- the rpiA gene encoding ribose-5-phosphate isomerase RpiA: MKSTGGSDAAKRRAGEAAAEQVTDGMAVGLGTGSTAAHAIDALGRAVDAGLDIVGVPTSFASRQCAIDRGIPIADLDEVDGLDIAIDGADQIVAESGDCIKGGGAAHTREKIVAAASEELLIVVDPTKVAETLDHTVAIEVIPAARTGVEAAVEGLDGTPTLRQASDKDGPVITDNGNLVVDADFGSIDDSAGLAASLSQVPGVVEHGLFVDYTSAVYIGSEDGVSETRY; the protein is encoded by the coding sequence ATGAAGTCGACAGGTGGAAGCGACGCGGCCAAGCGTCGCGCTGGGGAGGCCGCGGCCGAACAGGTAACCGACGGAATGGCAGTCGGCCTCGGCACCGGAAGCACAGCAGCCCACGCAATCGATGCGCTGGGCAGGGCAGTCGACGCCGGACTCGATATCGTCGGCGTCCCGACCTCGTTTGCTAGCCGCCAGTGTGCCATCGACCGGGGAATTCCCATCGCCGACCTCGACGAGGTCGACGGGCTCGATATCGCCATCGACGGCGCAGATCAGATCGTTGCGGAGTCCGGAGACTGTATCAAGGGTGGCGGTGCGGCCCACACCAGAGAGAAAATCGTCGCCGCCGCAAGCGAGGAACTCCTGATCGTTGTCGATCCAACCAAAGTCGCCGAGACGCTGGACCACACCGTCGCTATCGAAGTGATTCCAGCAGCCCGTACTGGCGTCGAAGCGGCAGTCGAGGGGCTGGACGGGACGCCAACGCTCCGCCAAGCATCGGACAAAGACGGCCCAGTGATCACTGACAACGGGAACCTCGTGGTCGACGCCGACTTTGGGTCAATCGACGACTCCGCGGGGCTGGCGGCCTCGCTGTCGCAAGTTCCCGGCGTTGTCGAACACGGGCTGTTCGTCGACTACACGAGTGCGGTCTACATCGGCAGTGAGGATGGCGTTTCTGAGACACGCTACTGA
- a CDS encoding DNA polymerase sliding clamp: MFKAIVSADTLTDALDSVSVLVDECKIRLNEEEFSIRAVDPANVGMVDLSLDAAAFESYEADGGVIGVNLGRLEDIAGMANSGDLIRLELNEETRKLHIQIDGLSYTLALIDPDSIRQEPDIPDLDLPAQVVLEGSQLNRGITAADMVSDHISLRVDESEEAFYIEAEGDTDDVDLKLTNEDLIDLRAGAANSLFSLDYLKDMNKAIPKATEVTVDLGEEFPVKLHYEFAEGLGHVTYMLAPRIQSD; this comes from the coding sequence ATGTTCAAGGCCATCGTGAGTGCCGATACGCTCACAGACGCGCTCGATTCAGTGAGCGTGCTGGTAGACGAGTGTAAGATCCGCCTCAACGAGGAAGAGTTCTCTATTCGTGCGGTCGACCCCGCCAACGTCGGTATGGTCGACCTCTCGCTGGACGCGGCGGCGTTCGAATCCTACGAGGCCGACGGCGGCGTCATCGGCGTCAATCTCGGTCGACTCGAAGACATCGCCGGGATGGCAAACAGCGGCGACCTCATCCGGCTCGAACTCAACGAGGAGACCCGCAAGCTCCACATCCAGATCGACGGCCTCTCCTACACGCTGGCGCTGATCGACCCCGACTCGATCCGCCAAGAGCCCGACATTCCGGATCTCGACCTCCCCGCACAGGTCGTTCTCGAAGGCAGCCAGCTCAACCGCGGGATCACGGCCGCCGACATGGTGAGCGACCACATCTCGCTGCGCGTCGACGAAAGCGAGGAGGCCTTCTATATCGAGGCCGAGGGCGATACCGACGACGTCGACCTCAAACTCACAAACGAGGATCTGATCGATCTCCGCGCGGGGGCGGCCAACTCGCTGTTCTCGCTGGACTACCTGAAGGATATGAATAAGGCGATTCCGAAAGCCACCGAAGTGACCGTGGACCTCGGCGAGGAGTTCCCTGTCAAACTCCACTACGAGTTCGCCGAAGGACTGGGCCACGTCACCTACATGCTCGCGCCGCGCATCCAGAGCGACTAG
- a CDS encoding DUF1328 domain-containing protein, with protein sequence MLNAVGFAVDSFGATPIQSGFLRYALVFFVLAIVAGVVGFRNVAGVSMEIARIFVLIFIVLAVLSLLL encoded by the coding sequence ATGCTCAACGCAGTCGGTTTCGCAGTCGACAGCTTCGGGGCGACACCGATCCAGAGTGGGTTTCTCCGATATGCGCTGGTGTTTTTCGTCCTCGCCATCGTCGCCGGAGTCGTCGGCTTCCGTAACGTAGCCGGGGTTTCGATGGAGATCGCCAGAATCTTCGTGCTCATCTTCATCGTGTTGGCCGTTCTTAGTCTCCTCCTGTGA
- a CDS encoding GIY-YIG nuclease family protein, with protein sequence MSDHYVYILRCADDTFYTGYTTDPNRRLAEHNAGEGAKYTRGRTPVELVYWESYDTKSEAMSREYEIKQFRRSEKTRLIETSTPSKYDI encoded by the coding sequence ATGAGCGACCACTACGTCTACATTCTCCGCTGTGCCGACGACACCTTTTATACAGGATACACGACCGATCCGAACCGTCGACTGGCCGAACACAACGCTGGCGAGGGGGCGAAGTATACACGCGGACGAACGCCGGTCGAACTCGTCTACTGGGAGTCCTACGACACCAAATCCGAGGCGATGAGCCGGGAGTACGAGATCAAACAGTTCCGTCGATCCGAAAAAACACGGCTTATCGAAACCAGTACTCCATCAAAATATGATATATAA
- a CDS encoding DUF1931 family protein, translated as MADLIVKAAVKEALSDKNVASDFYDALDAEVEELLEDAARRAEDNDRKTVQPRDL; from the coding sequence ATGGCAGATCTTATCGTCAAAGCAGCCGTTAAAGAAGCGCTGAGCGACAAAAACGTAGCTTCGGATTTCTACGACGCACTCGACGCGGAAGTCGAGGAGCTCCTCGAAGACGCAGCTCGACGAGCCGAAGACAACGACCGGAAGACGGTCCAGCCGCGCGACCTGTAA
- the larB gene encoding nickel pincer cofactor biosynthesis protein LarB, giving the protein MKETLEAVAAGELSVSAAEARLSGYATTTSGRFDAARETRRGIPEAILAEGKRPEEVVDLCETAVETAGRALVTRADGDSSEAVETAFKHTEATVSVDDRAGTIIVTGEAFDQPELTAKVCIVTGGTADYPVAGEARALVKAAGADCTIIQDIGVANIDRLFDQLETIREADVVIAVAGREGALPTVVAGQVDCPVIGVPVSTGYGHGGEGEAALAGLLQSCTALSVVNIDAGFTAGAQAALIARQVDAVKNRDQQSGN; this is encoded by the coding sequence ATGAAAGAGACGCTTGAGGCAGTTGCGGCGGGCGAGCTGTCGGTGTCTGCCGCCGAGGCGCGGCTGTCTGGCTACGCAACGACAACCTCGGGCCGGTTCGATGCAGCCCGCGAGACACGACGCGGTATCCCGGAGGCCATCCTCGCGGAAGGCAAGCGCCCCGAGGAGGTCGTCGACCTCTGCGAAACGGCTGTCGAAACGGCGGGTCGCGCGCTCGTCACCAGAGCCGACGGAGACAGCAGCGAGGCCGTCGAGACCGCTTTTAAACACACAGAAGCCACCGTCAGCGTCGACGACCGCGCAGGGACGATCATCGTCACTGGCGAAGCCTTCGACCAGCCCGAACTCACAGCCAAGGTCTGTATCGTCACCGGTGGCACCGCCGACTACCCTGTTGCTGGTGAGGCCCGTGCCCTCGTCAAAGCGGCGGGTGCCGACTGCACGATTATACAGGATATCGGCGTCGCTAACATCGACCGCCTCTTTGATCAACTGGAGACGATCCGGGAGGCTGATGTCGTTATCGCAGTCGCTGGCCGCGAGGGAGCACTCCCGACAGTCGTCGCCGGACAGGTCGACTGCCCGGTGATCGGCGTCCCGGTGTCGACGGGGTACGGACACGGCGGCGAGGGCGAAGCCGCCCTCGCGGGACTGCTGCAGTCCTGTACCGCGCTGTCGGTCGTCAACATCGACGCCGGATTCACCGCCGGGGCACAGGCCGCACTGATCGCTCGGCAGGTCGACGCCGTGAAGAATCGTGACCAACAGTCTGGTAACTAG
- a CDS encoding sodium:calcium antiporter: MPGLLASLALIVVTVLVIWKGSGLFERAAERLSKYYGLPVAVHGAIVVAVGSSFPEISSVVISTVVHGEFSLGVGAIVGSAIFNLLVIPALSALFSEELTATRDIVHKDAQFYVISVLVLFIMFALGATYVPGGTNEAAILTPTLAILPLATYGIYVFLHQQDASDHVATDVVGVRPKREWGLLVVSLLVIAVGVEGLIRAALSLREIFGTSSFLWGVTVIAAGTSLPDTFVSINAAKNDDSVTSLTNVLGSNTFNLLVAIPIGVLLAGSATINFLVAIPTMGFLAFATLVFIVFTRTRLELSNLEAYGLLGLYGVFLLWMTLESVGIIETVRGI, translated from the coding sequence GTGCCAGGACTGCTTGCCTCTCTCGCTCTTATCGTCGTGACGGTTCTCGTTATTTGGAAAGGGAGCGGCCTGTTCGAGCGGGCCGCAGAGCGACTGAGCAAGTACTACGGCCTGCCAGTCGCTGTTCACGGCGCGATTGTCGTCGCCGTTGGATCGAGTTTCCCCGAGATCAGTTCGGTCGTTATCAGTACGGTGGTCCACGGCGAGTTCTCGCTCGGTGTTGGGGCTATCGTCGGCAGCGCTATCTTCAATCTGCTCGTGATTCCTGCGCTCTCGGCGCTGTTCAGCGAGGAACTCACGGCGACCCGTGATATCGTCCACAAGGACGCGCAGTTCTACGTCATCAGCGTCCTGGTGTTGTTCATTATGTTCGCACTGGGGGCGACCTACGTTCCGGGCGGCACGAACGAGGCCGCGATTCTAACCCCGACGCTGGCCATCCTTCCGCTCGCCACATATGGAATCTACGTGTTCCTCCACCAGCAGGACGCCAGCGACCATGTTGCCACCGATGTGGTCGGTGTGCGTCCAAAGCGGGAGTGGGGACTGCTTGTGGTGTCGCTGCTCGTCATCGCTGTCGGCGTTGAAGGCCTCATCCGGGCGGCCCTCTCGCTCAGAGAGATATTCGGCACGTCCAGCTTTTTGTGGGGCGTGACCGTCATCGCCGCCGGAACGAGTCTCCCCGACACCTTTGTGAGCATCAACGCTGCAAAAAACGACGACAGCGTTACCAGTCTCACGAACGTTCTCGGGAGCAACACGTTCAACCTGCTTGTCGCCATTCCAATCGGTGTCCTACTGGCAGGCTCAGCCACAATCAACTTTCTCGTGGCGATTCCAACGATGGGGTTCCTTGCGTTCGCAACACTCGTCTTTATCGTCTTCACTCGTACCCGGCTCGAACTCTCCAACCTCGAAGCATACGGCCTGCTCGGTCTCTACGGGGTTTTCCTGCTGTGGATGACACTTGAATCAGTCGGCATTATCGAAACCGTTCGGGGTATTTGA
- a CDS encoding ORC1-type DNA replication protein produces MSDDPEEMLSWDETVFRDEHVFEIDYLPDAFHHRTSQLESLKYALRPAVRGSRPLNTMIQGPPGTGKTTAVQKLFGELGGQSDIQTVRVNCQVDSTRYAVFSRLFQGIFDYEPPSSGISFKKLFGQLTERLVDDEDVLIVALDDINYLFYENEASDTLGSLLRAHETHSGVKIGVIIISSDLSLDVIDEIDTRVQSVFRPEEIFFPRYSVDEIHSILRERADRGFHQDVISDTELQRVAELTAESGDLRVGIDLLRRAGLNAEMRASRTITGDDIESAYEKSKHVHLSRSLRGLSESERALLEVLIDHDGKQAGAVYEAFEAVTGLGYTRYSELVNKLDQLGIIDASYADVEGRGRSRELSLEYDPQAILDRLD; encoded by the coding sequence ATGTCGGATGATCCCGAGGAGATGCTGTCGTGGGACGAAACCGTGTTCCGTGACGAACACGTCTTCGAGATCGACTATCTCCCCGACGCCTTCCATCACCGCACCAGCCAACTGGAGAGCCTGAAATACGCCCTTCGGCCCGCGGTCAGAGGCTCCCGCCCGCTGAATACGATGATCCAAGGCCCACCGGGCACTGGCAAGACCACCGCCGTACAAAAACTGTTCGGCGAACTCGGCGGCCAAAGCGATATTCAGACCGTCCGGGTCAACTGCCAAGTCGACTCCACCCGCTATGCGGTCTTTTCCCGCCTCTTTCAGGGCATCTTCGACTACGAACCACCCTCCTCGGGAATCTCATTTAAAAAGCTCTTTGGGCAGCTAACTGAGCGACTGGTCGACGACGAGGACGTCCTCATCGTCGCCCTCGACGATATCAACTACCTGTTTTACGAAAACGAGGCCAGCGATACGCTCGGCTCGTTGCTGCGTGCTCACGAAACCCACTCGGGGGTCAAAATCGGCGTCATCATCATCTCCTCGGATCTCTCGCTCGACGTGATCGACGAAATCGACACCCGCGTTCAGAGCGTCTTTCGTCCCGAGGAGATCTTTTTTCCCCGGTATTCGGTCGACGAGATCCACTCGATCCTCCGCGAGCGAGCCGACCGCGGTTTCCATCAGGACGTGATCAGCGACACGGAGCTTCAACGCGTCGCCGAACTCACTGCCGAGAGCGGTGATCTCCGCGTCGGGATCGATCTCCTGCGTCGGGCCGGACTCAACGCCGAGATGCGAGCCTCGCGGACCATTACCGGCGACGACATCGAGTCGGCCTACGAGAAATCCAAGCACGTCCACCTCTCACGGAGCCTACGCGGCCTCTCGGAGTCCGAGCGAGCACTCCTCGAAGTCCTCATCGATCACGACGGCAAGCAGGCCGGGGCGGTCTACGAAGCGTTCGAAGCCGTCACCGGGCTGGGATACACGCGCTACTCGGAGTTGGTCAACAAACTCGACCAACTCGGGATTATCGATGCCAGCTACGCCGACGTGGAGGGTCGCGGCCGCTCGCGGGAACTCTCGCTGGAATACGATCCACAAGCCATTCTCGACCGATTAGACTGA
- a CDS encoding phosphoglucomutase/phosphomannomutase family protein yields the protein MDKISFGTDGWRATLDVFTDERVRIVGEAVATYLEDEGYTDPVIIGYDARETSPGFAESLAEIMAGHGFDVLLPKRDCPTPVIAYAIVDRGLSCALMVTASHNPPEYNGVKFIPEDGAPALPDRTEKIEANLAEPDLLPAEEWGEINEIDPIPSHADHATDLVGEDLSDLTIVYDAIYGSGQGVTDALLESAGAEVIRNRCERDPTFGGGSPEPSPSNLQELADAVDEHDADIGIANDGDSDRIAICTPERGYLDENLFFAAVYDYLLESDSGPAVRSVSTTFLIDRIAEANGEEVVEVPVGFKWIGKAMGETDALIGGEESGGFSIRGHIREKDGVLMALLAGAVTAAKPLDERVDKLLDEHGEIHASKRSVACPDDQKERVLSDLSDHIPESVAGSAVANTVTLDGFKLLLEDGSWLLIRPSGTEPKLRVYGEAGSPERLETLLDAGVDLVEPLV from the coding sequence ATGGATAAAATTTCCTTTGGAACGGATGGGTGGCGCGCCACCCTGGACGTGTTCACCGATGAACGAGTCCGCATCGTCGGCGAGGCAGTAGCGACCTACCTCGAAGACGAGGGGTACACCGACCCCGTCATCATCGGCTACGATGCCCGGGAGACTTCGCCCGGCTTCGCCGAGAGCCTCGCCGAGATCATGGCCGGTCACGGCTTCGACGTCCTGCTGCCCAAGCGAGACTGCCCGACCCCCGTGATTGCGTATGCAATCGTCGACCGAGGCCTCTCCTGTGCGCTGATGGTCACCGCCTCGCACAACCCGCCCGAATACAACGGCGTCAAGTTCATTCCCGAAGACGGCGCACCCGCACTGCCGGACCGAACTGAGAAGATCGAGGCCAACCTCGCCGAACCCGACCTGCTGCCCGCCGAGGAGTGGGGCGAAATCAACGAGATCGATCCGATTCCGAGCCACGCCGACCACGCGACCGACCTCGTCGGCGAGGATCTGTCGGATCTCACCATCGTCTACGACGCGATCTACGGCAGCGGTCAGGGTGTCACCGACGCGTTGCTCGAATCGGCCGGTGCGGAGGTTATCAGAAACCGCTGTGAGCGGGACCCGACGTTCGGCGGCGGCTCGCCCGAACCGAGTCCGAGCAACCTCCAAGAACTCGCCGACGCAGTCGACGAACACGACGCGGATATCGGGATCGCCAACGATGGCGACTCCGACCGGATCGCCATCTGCACCCCCGAACGTGGCTATCTCGACGAGAACCTCTTCTTTGCAGCCGTCTACGACTACCTGCTCGAATCCGACTCCGGTCCCGCCGTGCGGTCGGTCTCGACCACCTTCCTCATCGACCGGATCGCCGAGGCAAACGGCGAAGAGGTCGTCGAGGTGCCGGTCGGCTTCAAATGGATCGGCAAAGCGATGGGCGAAACCGACGCCCTCATCGGCGGCGAAGAGTCCGGCGGCTTCTCTATCCGTGGTCACATCCGCGAGAAAGACGGTGTGCTGATGGCGTTGCTGGCTGGCGCGGTGACCGCGGCCAAACCACTCGACGAGCGCGTCGACAAACTCCTCGACGAACACGGCGAGATCCACGCCAGCAAACGCAGCGTGGCCTGTCCCGATGACCAGAAGGAACGCGTGCTGTCGGACCTCTCGGATCACATCCCCGAGTCAGTCGCTGGCTCGGCGGTCGCCAACACGGTGACTCTCGATGGGTTCAAACTCCTGCTTGAGGACGGCTCGTGGCTCCTCATTCGACCCAGTGGGACCGAACCCAAACTGCGGGTTTACGGCGAGGCCGGAAGTCCCGAGCGACTCGAAACGCTGCTCGATGCGGGCGTCGACCTCGTCGAACCACTCGTATAG
- a CDS encoding CDC48 family AAA ATPase gives MRLIVKPLDRKSAGQGIAAIDRSAMEDLGVATDDFVTIQGESGTAVARVRPGRSGDFQRDVVGIDGQIRKTIGTRIDQIVRVEQADVAPAEELSIALPGGLRISGDLSSYIREKLANRAVQAGQTVPLALGFGSLMGRSNRRIPIQIVDTDPGGTVIVTQSTEITMAEQSAEAVDAERGEEATDRAEPPGVTYEDVGGLDNELDQVREMIELPMTHPELFQALGIEPPQGVLLHGPPGTGKTLIAKAVANEIDADFSTISGPEIMSKYHGESEERLREVFEEASENEPAIIFIDEIDSIAPKRDDTQGEVERRVVAQLLSLMDGLEDRGQVTVIGTTNRVDSIDNALRRGGRFDREIEIGAPDTEGRKEVLQIHTREMPLAEDVDLDQYAENTHGFVGADLQSLVREAAMNALRRVRPDLDLDGDEIDAETLETLQVTDADMRKALREISPSALREVFIETPDVTWEDVGGLAETKARLQEAVQWPLEHADAYKHVDLQSTKGILLHGPPGTGKTLLAKAVANEANSNFISIKGPELFDKYVGESEKGVREIFEKARSNAPTVIFFDEIDAIASKRGSGGGDNQVGERVVSQLLTELDGLEELEDVVVIAATNRPDLIDDALTRAGRIERKIKVGGPDEETRLAILEIHTRKRPLAEDVDLDQFAAETEGFVGADLAALCREAATTAVREHVRAQTDSEPTPVEDIVITNAHFEAALADLTREDDDLDGGVDDL, from the coding sequence GTGAGACTAATCGTTAAACCACTTGATCGGAAGAGCGCAGGCCAGGGTATCGCAGCGATTGATCGGTCGGCGATGGAGGACCTCGGCGTTGCTACTGATGACTTCGTGACCATCCAGGGCGAATCGGGCACTGCAGTCGCTCGTGTCCGGCCGGGACGCTCGGGCGACTTCCAGCGGGATGTCGTCGGCATCGATGGCCAGATCCGCAAAACAATCGGCACGCGAATCGATCAAATCGTTCGGGTCGAGCAGGCCGACGTCGCACCAGCAGAGGAGCTTTCGATTGCACTCCCCGGCGGGCTTCGAATCAGCGGCGATCTCTCCTCCTACATCCGCGAAAAGCTGGCCAACCGCGCCGTGCAGGCCGGACAGACCGTGCCGCTCGCGCTCGGATTCGGCTCGCTGATGGGCCGCTCCAACCGTCGGATTCCGATTCAGATCGTCGACACCGATCCGGGCGGCACCGTGATCGTCACCCAGTCGACCGAGATCACGATGGCCGAGCAGTCCGCCGAAGCCGTCGACGCCGAACGCGGCGAGGAGGCAACTGACCGCGCCGAACCGCCGGGGGTCACTTACGAGGACGTCGGTGGCCTCGACAACGAACTGGATCAGGTTCGAGAGATGATCGAACTGCCGATGACCCATCCTGAACTGTTCCAGGCACTCGGCATCGAGCCACCGCAGGGCGTCCTGCTCCACGGCCCACCCGGCACCGGCAAGACACTGATCGCCAAGGCGGTCGCCAACGAGATCGACGCCGACTTCTCGACGATCAGTGGCCCGGAGATCATGTCGAAGTACCACGGCGAGAGCGAAGAGCGACTCCGTGAGGTCTTCGAGGAGGCCAGCGAAAACGAGCCGGCGATCATCTTCATCGACGAGATCGACTCCATCGCGCCGAAGCGAGACGACACTCAAGGTGAGGTCGAACGACGCGTCGTCGCCCAGCTGCTCTCGCTGATGGACGGCCTCGAAGACCGCGGTCAGGTAACGGTCATCGGGACGACCAACCGCGTCGACTCCATCGACAACGCCCTCCGCCGCGGCGGGCGGTTCGACCGCGAGATCGAGATCGGCGCACCCGACACCGAGGGGCGAAAAGAGGTCCTCCAGATCCACACCCGCGAGATGCCACTCGCCGAGGATGTCGACCTCGACCAGTACGCCGAAAACACCCACGGCTTCGTCGGCGCTGATCTCCAGAGTCTCGTCCGCGAGGCGGCGATGAACGCACTCCGACGCGTTCGTCCCGATCTCGACCTCGACGGCGACGAGATCGATGCCGAGACGCTCGAAACCCTCCAAGTCACCGACGCTGACATGCGGAAAGCGCTCCGAGAGATCTCACCCAGCGCGCTTCGGGAGGTCTTCATCGAGACGCCCGATGTCACGTGGGAGGACGTTGGCGGGCTCGCAGAGACCAAGGCTCGACTCCAAGAAGCCGTCCAGTGGCCACTGGAGCATGCTGATGCCTACAAACACGTCGACCTCCAGTCGACCAAGGGGATCTTGCTTCACGGGCCACCCGGAACCGGGAAAACGCTGCTCGCAAAGGCGGTTGCGAACGAGGCCAACTCCAACTTCATCTCGATCAAAGGCCCCGAACTGTTCGACAAATACGTCGGCGAGTCGGAGAAAGGCGTTCGCGAGATCTTCGAGAAGGCGCGGTCGAACGCACCGACGGTGATCTTCTTCGACGAGATCGACGCCATCGCAAGTAAACGTGGCAGCGGCGGCGGGGATAACCAGGTCGGCGAACGCGTCGTCTCACAGCTCCTGACGGAACTCGACGGCCTCGAAGAGTTGGAGGACGTGGTCGTCATCGCGGCGACGAACCGACCAGATCTCATCGACGATGCGCTAACGCGTGCGGGCCGAATCGAGCGCAAAATCAAGGTTGGCGGGCCGGACGAGGAGACCAGACTCGCGATCTTGGAGATCCACACCCGGAAGCGGCCACTGGCCGAGGACGTCGACCTCGACCAGTTTGCAGCCGAAACCGAGGGCTTCGTCGGTGCGGATCTGGCGGCGCTGTGCCGGGAAGCCGCAACGACTGCCGTGCGTGAGCACGTTCGCGCCCAGACCGACAGCGAGCCGACGCCTGTCGAAGACATCGTGATCACCAACGCACACTTCGAGGCGGCGCTGGCGGATCTCACGCGAGAAGACGACGATCTCGATGGCGGCGTCGACGACCTGTAA